Sequence from the Platichthys flesus chromosome 2, fPlaFle2.1, whole genome shotgun sequence genome:
CTGATGCTCTCATGAATTGGCCTGGGTAAGCCAACAACCGTATCTGTGTCACTGCAGGACACAATAATAACGAGTTATACGTTTTCATACATTATTCAGGACAAAGAGAATACAGTAAGAGTCTTTTTCTGTTCAGCGTACAGAGAAGTACCTGCTGTAGTTTAGAGCTTACTTACCTCCCGAGGGTGTAACCAATGAATTTACTTCTACTAGACTCCAGGAAATTTTCAATGTCCTTTTCCCTGTGGGAGAAAAGACGACAGTGTCAAACCAGAACAGGATCTAATCTGATAATCTTCAAAGGTTTTTCTAGATTTAGGTTAAAGAAACCATCTTCCTAAATGTCTCCCTAACTCAAAGTTTTTACAAAGGCAGGATTATTTTTCAGTCACAGTGAAGGGTACCTGACTTTCGGTGCCCACGGCAGACCTTTGGGGAAGGAGACCCTctctgagggagggagaggtatCGGGGGAGGCATCACCTCGTCCCTCTCGATCGGGAAAGTCTCTGCTTCTAAAGAGTTGTCGTTGTCGTCGCTGTCATCCTCATCCTCGCGAGAGTCGTCGGCCTTGTAAGGGTCCTTTTCATTGAAAGCATCCAGATTGTCCTGTTTGATCAGAGACTGCACAACAAGCAAGACTGTTAACACAACTGTCTACAGAACCGTTCAATCTTTGTGTCATGTTGCTTTCCAAACATTtacatgtgggggggggggggggggtaattttaaatgtttaaattatatGTGCAAGCAAAAGGATTCACACTATTTTGTCGAAGCAGTGCATCTCTTGTATGTGTCTCAGTATGGGACATTGAGCGCTCAATAATTAAAGCAGTATGTGTAAAATCTCTGTGTCttataaatgtcttaaatactGTCAAAattccaatgttttttttatctgagaaGTTATGAGCGGTGAGGAGATTGAAAGATGGTCTTTACAAACCCTTCACTGAATAACTTGAATATCTTGAATcagacaaacaacacatttgactTGTAGGTAGCTCTAACCCACAGAACATCTGATCTCAGAGCAGCGAGCAGCAGTGATCACTACCTTGTGTTCACGGCGTGCCCGCTTCTGTTGCTGCTCGATAAGGTCAGACGCAGATgcgggaggagaagcagctctCATGCTGCGTATAACTCGTATGCAGTCCTCCGGAAGAGGCGGTAGACCCAGCTCCCCGCGCTTATGCACCTTTATGCTCTGGAGCTGCTCAAACCCTCCGAGTGTGAACTGGAGGAGAGCACAGGAGGTTATTAAATGTATAAGTAAATGTATAAATCAGATTAATTAGAGTTAGCAGTCATGAGAGGCAGATTCCCGTCTCCTACCAGTACGCTCTTCCACAACAGTAGCAACACTTTCTTCATTGGGAAGTGGGGGGCGTGTCCACTGCAGAACTTGGTAACCATTCCAAAGAGCATGACAGAAATGGGTTCGTTGTTGAAAAGAGAAGATCCTATATTAGAGAAAAAGAGTGGAATTCAGTTATATGGAAGATTTTTGTTTAGGTCCATAACACCACTACAGCTTTTAATATTCTGATCAAATGTACCCAGCTCGGCTCTGAAGGTTTCCCGGATGACTTTCCATTCAGGTCTGTCAGTCGGGTCATCCTGTTGGATGGTCTCCACCATGAGATACATTATGTTGAGCAGCACTCTGAGGTCTGTGCTGTCCGCGAGGGAAATGGCTGGTTTTCTCACGGCGCTACTACAGGCAGCGCTGTTACTGAAAGACAGGAAATGGATTTTATACAATACATTAGTTTCACCACACAATTCAATAAGAaacattatttgtttaattaatgtATAATAATGTTCTAATATTGCCAAGCCAACCAGCATCCaccaattttattttgtaaacgATTCAAAAAATATCAATGAATAAGTTGAAAGAGGTGAAACCAAACATTTCTGTCTGTTAAAATCTACATAAAAACGGCTTACATGATTCAACTTTAGCACTGTATTTCAATAAATGTTTATGTCTTGTGGTGAAAACTAGTGTTTTTAGATTTCAGGTTAACTCCTGCATTGTTATAAAAATTATGGAGAACTTACTCGATCTCCATGTTGAGCAACTCCACTAGAGCAGAGAAGGTCCCCACGTCCAATAGCAGATAGACGTTGTATCTCATCCAGTGCTGCACCTCAGCCTCGGAGCTGCACTCTGAGAAGGTTCCTGGAGAGAAACTAAATGTAAATACCTCCCTGTTCAAAGCCACTTCCACCATCATTTCCTATTTAACATCAAGTGATGTGGACTGACCCTGAGCCATGTAGAGAATGGCCCTCGCGACCTTCAGCCTCTTCTCCCGGGCGATCATCTCCAGACCGTCTAACAGGCGCATAGCGTGAGCTCTGTGATGAGCTTCATCGAGCTCGGCCCACTTTCTATCAGACACTGAGGCGCATCAGAGGTGGAgataataagtaaaaaaaaaaagagtgaagaTCATAAACTTCATGAATGGACGATTTATTGCATGACTGTTGGATTTCACTGCATTTGTTTTGGCTAATTCTTCCTTATAAACTGAGTGTGTTTTCTTCATCTagatgtaataaaatgtttctgtttaattCATAAATTTTTGATCGTATATAAGTTTAGCTACATACCATGTGATCTGAACTCCTCCTCAAAGCACTTCCTGTTTAGAGCAAACTCTGGTCCTTCAGTATAACTGTACAGCTCTGGATCATAGGGAACATTTAATTAGGGGAcatataattaattaatatatacaATCTTAATTTAGTCCAGGTTACAAGTTTTAAAAGAATGATGGGTTCAAGGGAACAAAAATAagtcaggaaaaatgttaaacaacaaaCCACATACCTGAGAGCTCAGCAGCCCACTTGTCTGTGTCCGCATATTCAAACTCCAGGTCCGGAGACTCAGACATCCCCTGTGGCACGTTGCATAGCAATATGATGAATCATGCATTAAGTATTACATAAGACAAAAAGCCATAAGCTATATATAATGCGCGCGCGCACCCCCCCTTTTGAATTGTTAATGTCGAATAAATATATGTCGAATAAATAGTCCCAATGAAAACGTGTGAGTTATcaagaggaagcagaagatGTTTCTGGAAAGATGTCCagctgttccttttttttttaaatatgtattttataatgtcttggaaagcaaaaaaaaactgtataattAGATATCACTGAGGCTTCTGCAGGAACATTTTGATTGGCTCATTATCTATAAGACAACTTGTTggaactttttttcttaatgtaCAAACATAGGACAAGTAGTTCATGAGTATGATATATGCTACTttttaaactaatttaaaaAGGGCAGCAGTGCTAAGAACTTCTTCACAGATTCAAATGgtgcacacaaaacaaatgatcaGTTAAATCTATACGTTTGTTTTCTATATCTGTCAATTCAAACTTTCTACAATTGAACTACCATGGATGACATATTAAGATTAACTTCCACTTGGATCAGTTCCCACTCTCAGtgtcagtaataataataataatattaaaatgaaaacagactgtaatcaaaagtgaaacaaacacataagAGGTAATACTGCTGTGTTATGGTAACTTGTCATTCTTCACAGTGCATTCTGCTAATAAAACCTATGTGCAGTGAGGCAGTTGATGTTTTTAAGAACTGACTGCTGATGACATGACAGTTCGTATTTTAGTTTAAGTGACACAGTGGGTTCAGCTGTagattcagtttgtgtgtttccttcgtGTTGTCTGATGATTTTTAAACCATGAGAACAGCTCTGAGTCTTAAAGggatttaaagaaacatttcacaCGTGTTAACaccttttatatacagtctatggtgaaCACGCATCTATAGTGAGATTGTAAAAGCACACCAGGACAACACCTGATGAGACATACACTTTTTAAACAGGAGCTACAGATTGAGTTGTCTTCAGGTtgatcactgagcagctggCCTGCTGTCACCAGCTAGCATCAGCTAGCCGCTCTCTAACGCTACACAGCTGTTACATGTCTTATTAAtgaaccacagacacacaacagataaaACACTACACAACTGTGTGTACAGCAAAGCAATTGTTTCAATAACCAGGTTAAATGGGGCTGTTAATCGACGTTGTCCGGTCATTTTAGAAGTGTTAGCCTGTCCGAGCTAACTTAGCTAACGTTatgtttcacagcagcagaaacaaaaggCCTCGTCTGTTTGCGGCTCACTGACAACAAATCACAGACTCGTGTCCACGTTACCTCGGAGTCTTTCCTCGGGTTGCGGGTGAACTCGCCTCTGCTCTTGTTGGGCAGCATGGCTCTCTGTCTGTTGTTTACTGGGAGCCCACCACCGTTCCCACTGTGGTTCCCCCCGACGTCCATTACTGTGGGGCGCGGTGTCCTCTCGCGAGAGGTGCAGGGAGATCGTCAACCAAGTTCTCCCgagataaatatttatgttAATGTCAAGTTTCAGTTTCCCTTCtggatgtattttttaaattcaactaaattctgttttcactttatcaTTTTGGTAGGATGGCCCGAGAGCCCCACGCACTGGAcattaagaaaaacacatgcaaatagaaaaacacatgcaaatagaaaaacacgtgcaaatgaggaaaacacatgcaaatagaagAAACACGTGCCAATGTAGAAAACATacgcaaaaagaaaaacacgtgcaactgaagaaaacacatgcatataGAAAAACACGTGCGCTGCAGAATGTCACAACACCTGCAAATGCAGAAAAGCGCAGAAAAGTAGTTTTCTTCATTTGCAGTGAGTTTAGCTCTGTCGACCACCGTATGATGTGGTTATAAATATAGCTCGAAGAAAgggaaaatgtataaatgtatatattcaatgcaattattaaattaatttgtgcatgtgacaataaactttgatttgatttgatttgatctctAGCAACATTGGATTCTCTCATAGAAAGGGGTTAAAAGTTCTAAAATATAAATCAGGGCCAGACCTTAGTGTTTTTAAAGTGATTAACAGAATTTGGAGAATCTGAACTGGAGTGAGGAGACGTCTTGCTGCTGAATTTGGAACCGGGTGTAGAAAAACAACTCTTGCTTTATTTAGGCAGGTGAATAATGAAATGCAGTGAGTAGTGG
This genomic interval carries:
- the strip1 gene encoding striatin-interacting protein 1 homolog, yielding MDVGGNHSGNGGGLPVNNRQRAMLPNKSRGEFTRNPRKDSEGMSESPDLEFEYADTDKWAAELSELYSYTEGPEFALNRKCFEEEFRSHVSDRKWAELDEAHHRAHAMRLLDGLEMIAREKRLKVARAILYMAQGTFSECSSEAEVQHWMRYNVYLLLDVGTFSALVELLNMEIDNSAACSSAVRKPAISLADSTDLRVLLNIMYLMVETIQQDDPTDRPEWKVIRETFRAELGSSLFNNEPISVMLFGMVTKFCSGHAPHFPMKKVLLLLWKSVLFTLGGFEQLQSIKVHKRGELGLPPLPEDCIRVIRSMRAASPPASASDLIEQQQKRARREHKSLIKQDNLDAFNEKDPYKADDSREDEDDSDDNDNSLEAETFPIERDEVMPPPIPLPPSERVSFPKGLPWAPKVREKDIENFLESSRSKFIGYTLGSDTDTVVGLPRPIHESIRTLKQHKYVSIAEIQIAKEEEFQKTPLSGGEEDVEMCATELLYQGILPSLPQYMIALLKILLAAAPTSKAKTDSINILADVLPEEMPTTVLQSMKLGVDVNRHKEIIVKAISAILLLLLKHFKLNHIYQFEYMAQHLVFANCIPLILKFFNQNIMSYITAKNSISVLDFPHCVVHELPELTAESLEAGDNTQFCWRNLFSCINLLRILNKLTKWKHSRTMMLVVFKSAPILKRALKVKQAMMQLYVLKLLKVQTKYLGRQWRKSNMKTMSAIYQKVRHRLNDDWAYGNDLDARPWDFQAEECALRANIERFNSRRYEKTHNNPDFLPVDNCLQSVLGQRLDLPEDFQMNYDLWLEREVFSKPISWEELLQ